The Dethiosulfovibrio peptidovorans DSM 11002 genome has a window encoding:
- a CDS encoding helix-turn-helix domain-containing protein — MRQALRHARETAGLTQKEIATAIGISERYYQHIEAGTREGKGHLWDKLETFLQIPQRQLRSISFKDIPRGGRMQTDEEELST, encoded by the coding sequence ATGAGACAGGCTCTAAGACACGCCCGAGAGACAGCGGGCTTAACTCAAAAAGAGATCGCTACGGCAATAGGAATCTCAGAACGGTACTACCAACATATCGAAGCAGGAACAAGAGAAGGAAAGGGGCACCTTTGGGACAAACTTGAGACCTTCCTCCAAATTCCTCAACGGCAATTGAGGTCTATTAGTTTCAAGGATATTCCAAGAGGGGGGCGAATGCAAACGGATGAGGAGGAGTTATCCACATGA
- a CDS encoding Lar family restriction alleviation protein: MSVIKPCPFCWEKKVRPTQYETWNTGDKDRWWIVECPKCQTGGPIAASKKKAIELWNHREEEM, encoded by the coding sequence ATGAGCGTTATCAAGCCGTGTCCGTTCTGCTGGGAGAAAAAAGTTCGTCCTACCCAATACGAGACTTGGAACACAGGCGATAAAGATCGCTGGTGGATCGTGGAGTGTCCTAAATGTCAAACGGGAGGCCCTATAGCGGCAAGCAAAAAGAAGGCTATTGAGCTTTGGAACCATCGAGAGGAGGAAATGTAA
- a CDS encoding helix-turn-helix domain-containing protein, whose product MERNIVIDNRKFWFARVDISVLLDEGIDAYAKATYAVLCAYAGSGRECFPSAETLAKKVKCSRDRLFKSLRILVEFGVLEKVTQSNKSFQTVNKYILTGGADSRQAVRQTDTESPSERLPQSVSRTPGVRQADPRCPSDVHRTRDIELESKNDKDIVGKSAENTAGLPLDPVPGEEVVPQPGETPPPCPYRAIADLWDEVMVPMGKRGVRILSETRQNTLRSRWRAKGDPGAPPWPWADLKTWREYFLYVSQSKFLVDGRFCDFDWVIKKSNWIKIREGKYHQEGDCR is encoded by the coding sequence GTGGAACGCAACATAGTAATAGACAACCGAAAGTTCTGGTTCGCCAGGGTGGACATCTCCGTACTGCTGGACGAAGGAATAGACGCCTATGCGAAAGCCACCTATGCCGTACTGTGCGCCTACGCCGGATCGGGCAGGGAATGCTTTCCCAGTGCGGAGACCCTGGCTAAAAAGGTGAAGTGCAGCAGAGACCGACTCTTCAAGAGCCTCAGGATACTGGTGGAGTTCGGGGTGTTGGAGAAGGTGACCCAGTCCAACAAATCATTCCAGACGGTCAACAAATACATCCTTACGGGAGGCGCCGATTCTCGACAGGCAGTCCGCCAAACGGACACCGAGAGTCCGTCAGAAAGACTCCCGCAGTCCGTCTCACGTACCCCCGGTGTACGCCAGGCGGACCCCCGGTGTCCGTCAGACGTACACAGAACTAGAGACATAGAACTAGAATCAAAGAACGATAAAGACATAGTGGGCAAGTCCGCCGAAAACACGGCGGGACTTCCCCTCGACCCCGTGCCCGGGGAGGAAGTCGTACCCCAACCGGGGGAGACTCCGCCTCCCTGTCCCTACAGGGCCATAGCCGATCTCTGGGACGAGGTGATGGTCCCTATGGGCAAGCGAGGCGTCAGGATCCTCTCGGAGACCAGACAGAACACCCTGAGATCCCGATGGAGGGCCAAAGGCGACCCCGGAGCCCCTCCATGGCCATGGGCCGACCTGAAAACCTGGCGGGAGTACTTTTTGTACGTCTCCCAGAGCAAGTTCCTGGTGGACGGCAGATTCTGCGACTTCGACTGGGTGATAAAGAAATCCAACTGGATCAAGATCCGGGAGGGCAAATATCACCAGGAAGGAGACTGCCGATGA
- a CDS encoding helix-turn-helix transcriptional regulator: protein MSLEQAIVDRIVEGAVPRITAEVERKIREEFSLRKEPIPDRLIDAREASTLCGIKRGTWYDLVKGGYAPKAISLSDTLKRWKLSEVMEYIEQRQGLRDIPVK, encoded by the coding sequence ATGTCATTAGAGCAGGCTATCGTCGATCGCATAGTTGAGGGGGCGGTCCCGAGAATCACGGCGGAGGTGGAGCGGAAGATCAGAGAGGAATTCAGCTTACGGAAGGAGCCGATTCCCGATCGTCTGATCGACGCCAGAGAGGCGTCCACGCTGTGCGGCATAAAGCGGGGAACCTGGTACGACCTGGTCAAAGGCGGATACGCCCCTAAGGCGATATCTCTGTCGGATACGCTGAAACGCTGGAAGTTGTCGGAGGTTATGGAGTACATCGAGCAACGGCAGGGGTTGAGAGATATTCCGGTTAAGTAG
- a CDS encoding tyrosine-type recombinase/integrase, with protein MKYTSPFRGRRQINRMKRAILERPGRSSREAALRDYALFVFGINSALRIGDLLDLKVDDVLAGRSCRLRIEEEIRLREGKTGNIRTFPLVDKSREALKDYLRYRKDLRGLARDEPLWAAVRRKGEDTRAISRMQVYRMLNDAAVRANEASPPAERINLRTTSIGCHSMRKTLGYMLYYEGDSVPLADIQTMYGHSSEKVTLRYLGITKEITDGHYRALNL; from the coding sequence TTGAAATACACGAGTCCCTTCCGAGGCAGGAGGCAGATCAACCGGATGAAGCGGGCCATTCTTGAAAGGCCGGGGAGATCCAGCCGGGAGGCGGCTTTGAGGGATTACGCCCTTTTCGTCTTCGGGATCAATTCGGCCCTCCGGATCGGAGATCTGCTCGACCTCAAGGTAGACGACGTCCTGGCCGGTAGAAGCTGTCGTCTCAGGATAGAGGAGGAAATACGGCTTCGGGAGGGAAAGACCGGTAACATCCGGACGTTCCCCCTCGTAGACAAAAGCCGGGAGGCCTTAAAGGACTATCTGCGCTACAGGAAGGATCTCAGGGGCTTGGCTAGAGACGAGCCCCTATGGGCCGCCGTCCGCCGAAAGGGAGAGGATACGCGGGCCATATCGAGGATGCAGGTCTACCGGATGCTGAACGATGCGGCGGTACGAGCCAACGAGGCATCGCCTCCGGCGGAGCGGATCAACCTTCGAACCACGTCCATCGGCTGTCACTCCATGAGGAAGACCCTGGGGTACATGCTCTATTACGAGGGTGATTCGGTGCCTCTGGCGGATATCCAGACCATGTACGGCCACTCGTCGGAGAAGGTTACTCTGCGTTATCTGGGCATCACGAAAGAGATAACGGACGGCCACTACAGGGCCTTGAACCTGTGA
- a CDS encoding DUF2335 domain-containing protein, translated as MKSSVRFSGPLPPPSVLEEYEAVCPGAAQDIVDMMKEEGRARRFSAKCLAIAVPLGIFFGGSICLAGFYSSILLAREGLGGKSIAAIFAAVGVVIASVWNSHSRKSKSKEENDEDKLV; from the coding sequence ATGAAGTCTTCTGTGCGGTTTTCGGGCCCCTTGCCTCCGCCTTCCGTTTTAGAAGAGTATGAAGCGGTGTGCCCTGGAGCTGCGCAAGATATTGTTGATATGATGAAAGAAGAGGGGCGAGCTAGGCGCTTTTCCGCAAAATGCTTAGCTATTGCAGTTCCGTTGGGAATTTTCTTTGGTGGATCTATATGCTTAGCGGGCTTTTATAGCTCGATTTTACTTGCTCGAGAAGGGCTTGGTGGAAAAAGCATCGCAGCTATTTTTGCTGCTGTAGGCGTCGTCATAGCCTCGGTATGGAATAGTCATTCTCGTAAGTCAAAATCGAAAGAAGAAAACGACGAAGATAAATTGGTTTAG
- a CDS encoding addiction module antidote protein encodes MTEKLYEYDFAAELDDIESIEIFLEDAFETNDPGYIAQALSVVARSKGMGEIAKKTGLSREQLYRSLSDKGNPTLQTLLAVLTALNLHLKVTA; translated from the coding sequence ATGACTGAAAAACTTTACGAATACGATTTCGCCGCAGAACTCGACGACATAGAGTCAATAGAGATCTTCCTCGAGGACGCTTTCGAGACGAACGACCCGGGATACATAGCCCAAGCCCTCAGCGTGGTCGCCAGATCCAAGGGCATGGGTGAAATAGCCAAAAAGACCGGACTGTCCAGAGAACAGCTCTATCGAAGCCTAAGCGATAAAGGCAACCCCACATTGCAGACCCTTCTCGCCGTCCTAACGGCTTTGAACCTACACCTTAAAGTCACGGCATAG
- a CDS encoding phage antirepressor KilAC domain-containing protein has translation MNNKLGIVVKDEKVVVSSRDVARVFEKPHNDVLKTIRALGCSETFALGNFSQSSYFNEQNREMPEYLMTRDGFTLLAMGYTGARAMAFKEQYIKAFNKMEAELKDRGMFGEFAEQIPKSMSEALILAGQLEEKRAALAAKVEQDAPKVRFAESVETSHTSILIGDLAKLLRQNGIDIGQNRLFSWLRESGFLMKNGSSRNMPTQRAMNMKLFEVKERTINNPDGTVRITRTTKVTGRGQVYFVNKFLGVDAVAQ, from the coding sequence ATGAACAATAAGCTAGGCATCGTAGTTAAAGACGAGAAGGTGGTCGTCAGTTCCCGAGACGTGGCTAGGGTGTTTGAGAAGCCTCATAACGATGTACTGAAAACAATCCGGGCGTTGGGATGCAGTGAGACTTTTGCACTGGGAAATTTTTCCCAGTCCTCCTACTTCAACGAGCAGAACCGAGAAATGCCCGAGTACCTCATGACCCGTGACGGCTTCACCTTGCTTGCGATGGGCTACACCGGAGCAAGGGCGATGGCTTTCAAGGAGCAGTACATCAAAGCCTTCAACAAGATGGAGGCCGAGCTCAAGGATCGTGGGATGTTCGGGGAGTTCGCCGAGCAGATCCCCAAGAGTATGTCCGAGGCTCTGATCTTGGCGGGACAGCTCGAAGAAAAGCGGGCGGCACTTGCGGCCAAGGTCGAACAGGATGCGCCCAAGGTACGTTTTGCCGAATCGGTGGAGACGAGCCACACGTCCATCCTCATTGGAGATCTGGCGAAACTGCTTCGTCAGAACGGGATCGACATCGGACAGAACCGCCTTTTTTCATGGCTGCGTGAAAGCGGCTTCCTCATGAAAAATGGCAGTTCCAGAAACATGCCGACTCAGAGAGCTATGAATATGAAGCTCTTCGAGGTCAAGGAAAGAACCATCAACAACCCCGACGGGACGGTCCGAATAACCAGAACAACCAAAGTAACCGGGCGAGGGCAAGTCTACTTTGTTAATAAGTTTCTAGGGGTCGATGCAGTGGCTCAATAA